A stretch of Rubinisphaera margarita DNA encodes these proteins:
- a CDS encoding 7-carboxy-7-deazaguanine synthase QueE, which translates to MLVSEIFASIQGEGQYTGTPSVFIRLSGCNLRCHFCDTPYASWNPEGEEMSVAEIVEAANAWWHPHVVITGGEPMMFRQLPELTAALRRNGRFLTIETAGTVLADVEADLMSISPKRQNSTPWQTPEWVERHEQRRHRPDVIRELLETYPCQFKFVIDQPSDIDDVLGYLEEISEIANEQVWLMPQAIEPDVLTEKLHWLQPLAMDHGFHLATRLQIQQFGNKRGT; encoded by the coding sequence ATCTTCGCGTCGATTCAGGGGGAAGGACAATATACGGGCACGCCGAGCGTGTTCATCCGCCTGTCCGGCTGCAATCTTCGTTGCCACTTCTGCGATACGCCCTACGCCTCCTGGAATCCCGAAGGCGAAGAGATGTCGGTGGCCGAGATTGTCGAAGCCGCCAATGCCTGGTGGCATCCGCATGTGGTCATTACCGGTGGCGAGCCGATGATGTTTCGCCAGCTGCCCGAGCTGACCGCAGCTCTGCGACGCAACGGGCGCTTTCTCACCATCGAAACCGCCGGGACCGTGCTGGCCGATGTCGAAGCCGATCTGATGTCGATCAGCCCGAAGCGGCAGAACTCGACTCCTTGGCAGACGCCGGAATGGGTCGAGCGGCACGAACAGCGGCGGCATCGGCCCGATGTGATTCGCGAACTGCTCGAAACCTATCCCTGTCAGTTCAAGTTCGTTATCGACCAGCCGAGCGATATCGACGATGTGCTCGGGTACCTCGAAGAGATCTCTGAGATCGCCAACGAGCAGGTGTGGCTGATGCCGCAGGCGATCGAGCCGGATGTGCTCACCGAGAAACTGCACTGGCTGCAGCCGCTCGCGATGGACCATGGCTTTCACCTGGCGACCCGGCTGCAGATTCAGCAGTTCGGCAACAAACGGGGGACCTGA
- the tgt gene encoding tRNA guanosine(34) transglycosylase Tgt — protein MSKFHFELQHTDPGTGARAGRWHTPHGIVDTPAFMPVGTLGTVKGLLPEQLAQAGAQMVLANTYHLALRPGADVVADLGGLHNFMNWKGPILTDSGGFQVFSLAKLSKLTDDHVAFRSHIDGRLLELSPEKAVEIQEQLGADCIMCLDECPPHDVDTDRLKLAVERTRVWAARCRDAQKRDDQALFGIVQGGIDRSLRETSAEGLLPLDFPGYAIGGLSVGEDPQDMYRTLDYTTPLLPEQKPRYLMGVGRPVDLVEGILRGVDLFDCVMPTRNGRNAMAFTSFGSVKIRNAKYQRDPEPLDPEGPSDVGRTYSKGYLRHLFMAGEMLGPILLSWHNIAFYQHLVRELRQAIFENRSAEFRATQLVRWGMEP, from the coding sequence GTGTCCAAATTCCACTTTGAACTGCAACACACCGATCCGGGAACGGGCGCTCGAGCCGGCCGCTGGCACACGCCGCACGGCATCGTCGATACCCCGGCATTCATGCCGGTCGGCACGCTCGGCACGGTGAAGGGACTGCTGCCCGAACAACTGGCTCAGGCCGGGGCTCAGATGGTGCTGGCCAACACGTATCACCTGGCGTTGCGTCCGGGAGCCGATGTGGTCGCCGATCTGGGCGGACTGCATAACTTCATGAACTGGAAAGGCCCGATTCTGACCGACAGCGGCGGATTTCAGGTCTTCAGTCTCGCCAAACTCAGCAAGCTGACCGACGATCACGTCGCGTTTCGCTCTCATATTGATGGGCGACTGCTGGAGTTGTCGCCTGAGAAGGCGGTCGAGATTCAGGAGCAGCTCGGGGCGGACTGCATCATGTGTCTGGACGAATGCCCGCCGCACGATGTCGATACCGATCGGTTGAAGCTGGCCGTGGAGCGGACCCGGGTCTGGGCGGCTCGCTGTCGCGATGCTCAGAAGCGGGACGATCAGGCGTTGTTCGGTATCGTTCAGGGCGGAATCGATCGCAGCCTGCGGGAAACCTCGGCCGAGGGGCTGCTTCCACTCGACTTCCCTGGCTATGCGATCGGTGGTTTGAGCGTCGGCGAAGATCCTCAGGATATGTATCGGACTCTCGATTATACGACGCCGCTCCTGCCCGAGCAGAAGCCCCGCTATCTGATGGGCGTGGGGCGTCCGGTCGATCTGGTCGAGGGGATCCTGCGGGGAGTTGACCTGTTCGACTGCGTGATGCCGACGCGGAATGGGCGGAATGCCATGGCCTTTACGTCGTTCGGTTCGGTCAAGATTCGGAACGCGAAATACCAGCGGGATCCCGAGCCGCTCGATCCGGAGGGCCCTTCGGACGTGGGGCGGACGTACTCCAAAGGGTACCTGCGGCACCTGTTCATGGCGGGCGAGATGCTTGGCCCAATCCTGCTTTCGTGGCACAACATCGCTTTCTACCAGCATCTCGTGCGTGAACTCCGACAGGCGATTTTCGAAAATCGCAGTGCCGAGTTTCGGGCGACTCAACTTGTACGCTGGGGCATGGAACCCTAA
- the yajC gene encoding preprotein translocase subunit YajC: MNMFEQLVLQVLLLAQDAPDVAQEPGLSDYLSVYGPPILFMFALYMVLVMMPQNRERKGRESFLNNLKKNDQVVTVGGIFGTISGFSADGSQVTLRVDDNSRIRVRRGSIEGVVKSEGDDKKAEA, from the coding sequence ATGAACATGTTCGAGCAACTGGTGCTTCAGGTTTTGCTTCTGGCACAGGATGCTCCCGATGTCGCTCAGGAGCCGGGTTTAAGTGACTATCTGAGCGTCTACGGCCCTCCGATCCTGTTCATGTTCGCTCTGTATATGGTCCTGGTGATGATGCCGCAGAACCGCGAACGCAAAGGGCGGGAGAGCTTCCTGAACAATCTGAAGAAGAACGATCAGGTGGTTACGGTCGGCGGGATCTTCGGCACGATCAGCGGTTTTTCCGCTGATGGAAGTCAGGTAACTCTGCGAGTGGACGACAACAGCCGCATCCGCGTCCGCAGAGGCAGCATCGAAGGAGTCGTGAAGAGCGAAGGTGACGACAAGAAGGCCGAGGCCTGA
- the secD gene encoding protein translocase subunit SecD has translation MSAWVIILWMLGVFVLPFVLGQVIARALRMKNDSRRFGTVLMMLFIFMAPFVNQLMNGHSLSNAFRLGIDLAGGTNLVYQADVEQAEASGKDVNNQSMDELVRAITRRVNASGTEEVTVRQVGEDRVEIIIPGADPDYVQAMKKQITNLGSLEFGILAARHDNQHASLIARAEQAGEDVYDGSELRAQWVPVAVIQNGEEKGQLKDVDGGPQDVYRERELDGQTVREFLVIVEPKEQRVDGSYLVNARPTMGENGVAIGFTFNAQGGFRFQNLTNRYQPKKDGNKYRLAAILDGRVHSAPSINDVISQDGIITGDFSNEEVNEMVSVLNSGALEIPLVKEPVSEYTISPLLGVDVQEKGKTAITVAAIAVVIFMLVYYWMAGIIAVLSLAVNVTLILGAMALFDATFTLPGLAGLVLTIGMAVDANVLIFERMREELTKGSSLRMTIHNGFSKALSTIVDANLTTLITAVILYARGTEQVKGFAALLIIGIVMSLFSALYFGRLMFDVFERLKLLSAKSMLGKSFVGETNINFLSKQTYATIVSLALIIGGMSVLISRGNDNLDIDFTGGSMVTFQFRDNPGIDEARAALQEEFGSDLTLERLVVPVLQENGQEEIYFRLRTKNENTDEVRTLVNKAFQNSGHDLKKVTMEFGEVSQIGGETPEGEEGEEAVESNDVFDGGSEVTLTFSDEVTTTMILDQFTSAYMTVKGIDDAEEATIENLVAVTGTSGSGVDAADATVKRYKTATLKVQEEIPTETVQQSLTTMQQGMEARPVLDEVNTFSSAVAGEAKVSALLAILLSLAAIIMYVWFRFTRIAFGLAAVVALIHDIVVVLGLVAIAAMLSTTPVGPILGLVDFKINLPMIAAFLTIIGYSLNDTIVVFDRIREVRGKNPNFTKEMIDRSLNQTLSRTLLTSFTTLIVVFILYVMGGEGLHGFAFCLLTGIAVGTYSSIYVASPVLLKLANRDRPAEKKEVTPATTA, from the coding sequence ATGTCCGCCTGGGTTATTATTCTTTGGATGTTGGGAGTTTTCGTTCTGCCGTTTGTGCTCGGACAGGTTATTGCCCGGGCCCTGCGGATGAAAAACGACTCCCGCCGCTTCGGCACCGTCCTGATGATGCTGTTCATCTTCATGGCGCCTTTTGTCAATCAGCTGATGAATGGTCATTCGCTCTCGAATGCCTTCCGGCTCGGGATTGACCTGGCCGGGGGAACGAACCTCGTCTACCAGGCCGACGTGGAGCAGGCTGAAGCGAGCGGCAAGGACGTCAACAACCAGTCGATGGACGAACTCGTGCGGGCCATCACCCGCCGCGTGAACGCGTCCGGTACTGAAGAAGTGACCGTGCGACAGGTGGGCGAAGACCGGGTCGAAATCATCATCCCGGGAGCCGATCCTGACTACGTTCAGGCGATGAAAAAGCAGATCACGAACCTCGGTAGCCTCGAGTTCGGAATTCTCGCCGCCCGCCATGATAATCAGCACGCCTCGCTGATCGCCCGCGCCGAACAGGCCGGAGAAGACGTTTACGATGGCTCTGAACTGCGTGCACAATGGGTTCCTGTCGCCGTTATCCAGAATGGCGAAGAAAAAGGCCAGCTGAAGGACGTCGACGGCGGGCCGCAGGATGTCTACCGCGAACGCGAGCTCGATGGCCAGACCGTTCGTGAGTTCCTGGTCATTGTCGAGCCCAAGGAACAGCGGGTCGACGGTAGCTATCTGGTGAACGCCCGCCCGACAATGGGCGAGAACGGCGTCGCCATTGGCTTTACGTTCAATGCTCAGGGTGGTTTCCGCTTCCAGAACCTGACGAACCGCTATCAGCCCAAAAAGGACGGCAACAAATACCGTCTGGCGGCGATTCTCGACGGTCGGGTCCACAGTGCCCCGAGCATCAACGATGTGATTTCTCAGGACGGGATCATCACCGGCGACTTCTCCAACGAGGAAGTCAACGAAATGGTCAGCGTCCTCAACTCCGGTGCTCTCGAGATTCCTCTCGTCAAGGAGCCGGTCAGCGAGTACACGATCAGCCCGCTGCTCGGTGTCGACGTTCAGGAAAAGGGAAAAACCGCGATCACGGTCGCAGCGATCGCCGTCGTGATCTTCATGCTGGTTTACTACTGGATGGCCGGGATTATCGCCGTTCTGTCTCTGGCCGTGAACGTGACGCTGATCCTCGGAGCCATGGCTCTGTTTGATGCGACCTTCACGCTGCCTGGTCTGGCCGGTCTGGTGCTGACCATCGGTATGGCCGTCGATGCCAACGTGCTCATCTTCGAACGTATGCGGGAAGAACTCACCAAGGGTTCGAGCCTGCGAATGACGATTCATAACGGGTTCTCAAAAGCTCTCTCGACAATTGTCGATGCCAACCTGACGACCCTGATCACCGCCGTGATTCTGTACGCTCGCGGAACTGAACAGGTCAAAGGGTTCGCGGCTCTGCTGATCATCGGGATCGTGATGAGTCTCTTCAGTGCCCTGTACTTCGGGCGTCTGATGTTCGACGTCTTCGAACGACTCAAGCTGCTCTCCGCCAAGTCGATGCTCGGCAAGAGCTTCGTCGGGGAAACGAATATCAACTTCCTCAGCAAGCAGACCTATGCCACGATTGTTTCGCTGGCTCTGATTATCGGCGGGATGTCGGTGCTGATTTCCCGTGGAAACGACAACCTCGACATCGACTTTACCGGTGGTTCGATGGTGACCTTCCAGTTCCGTGACAATCCAGGCATCGATGAGGCCCGAGCCGCGCTGCAGGAAGAATTCGGCAGCGATCTGACGCTCGAACGACTCGTGGTTCCCGTTCTCCAGGAGAATGGTCAGGAAGAAATCTACTTCCGTCTGCGAACCAAGAACGAAAACACCGATGAAGTGCGGACGCTCGTGAACAAAGCCTTCCAGAACTCCGGTCATGACCTGAAGAAGGTCACCATGGAGTTTGGTGAAGTCAGCCAGATCGGTGGCGAAACGCCGGAAGGCGAAGAGGGCGAAGAAGCTGTCGAATCCAACGATGTGTTCGATGGCGGATCGGAAGTGACGCTCACCTTCTCGGATGAAGTCACCACGACCATGATCCTCGACCAGTTCACCAGTGCCTACATGACGGTCAAGGGAATCGACGACGCCGAAGAGGCGACCATCGAGAATCTCGTCGCCGTCACCGGGACTTCCGGCTCTGGTGTTGATGCCGCCGATGCAACAGTCAAACGGTACAAGACCGCGACTCTGAAGGTTCAGGAAGAGATTCCGACCGAGACCGTTCAACAGTCGCTGACAACCATGCAGCAGGGGATGGAAGCCCGTCCTGTGCTCGATGAAGTCAACACCTTCAGTTCGGCTGTCGCTGGCGAAGCCAAAGTTTCGGCTCTGCTCGCCATCCTGCTGTCGCTGGCCGCGATCATTATGTATGTCTGGTTCCGGTTTACCCGCATCGCCTTCGGCCTGGCCGCCGTGGTCGCTCTGATCCACGATATCGTGGTCGTCCTGGGACTGGTCGCAATTGCTGCGATGCTGAGTACGACTCCCGTCGGACCGATCCTTGGCCTGGTCGACTTCAAGATCAACCTGCCGATGATCGCCGCCTTCCTGACGATCATCGGTTACTCGCTGAACGATACGATCGTCGTGTTCGACCGCATTCGGGAAGTTCGCGGCAAGAACCCGAACTTCACCAAGGAAATGATCGACCGCAGTCTGAACCAGACTCTGTCCCGTACCTTGCTGACCTCGTTCACCACCTTGATCGTGGTCTTCATCCTGTACGTGATGGGGGGCGAAGGACTTCACGGCTTCGCGTTCTGCCTGCTGACCGGTATCGCAGTCGGTACCTACAGCTCGATCTACGTGGCCAGCCCGGTCCTGCTCAAACTGGCCAACCGCGATCGTCCAGCCGAGAAGAAAGAAGTCACCCCGGCCACCACCGCCTGA
- a CDS encoding alpha/beta hydrolase family protein encodes MFVPGTFVAALLFFAFVLSNVASAQQAVIDLPENVDESRSRNVPLTFHLPKQKNAQPLVLVSHGGAGSRHGLYALAVEMARQGYVVLCMEHITSNTDDIRRRMRTGRLSFREALVDCGNDMTARTNRPLDVRFAIDLSDRLNREDDRFRRRIDLSKIAILGHSYGAYTAMVGCGVKPVGIEVNLSEPRIKLGIGFSPQSANGAFFDENSFAAVKTPFVGISGTQDLAGDGHRDFFKLMPKGDKHLLWFHDANHFSFSDPTGGPRRLPRTDSDVTNVLKRIVPEILHTYLRGEPELDKAAREDLVKESLGGTVHRIEWHVN; translated from the coding sequence ATGTTTGTTCCCGGAACTTTTGTGGCAGCCCTGCTGTTTTTCGCTTTTGTACTCTCCAACGTGGCCTCTGCTCAGCAGGCTGTGATTGATCTGCCAGAAAATGTGGACGAAAGCCGCAGTCGAAATGTTCCACTGACATTTCACCTGCCGAAACAGAAAAACGCTCAACCTTTGGTGCTCGTTTCCCACGGCGGAGCAGGCAGCCGGCATGGTTTGTACGCTCTCGCCGTGGAAATGGCCCGGCAAGGTTATGTTGTGCTTTGCATGGAACACATCACCAGCAACACCGACGACATTCGACGCCGAATGCGTACCGGTCGGCTTAGTTTTCGCGAGGCACTGGTGGATTGCGGCAACGATATGACGGCCCGGACGAATCGGCCGCTGGATGTACGATTCGCGATTGATCTCTCCGATCGGCTGAACCGGGAGGACGACCGATTCCGAAGACGGATCGATCTGTCGAAGATCGCAATCCTCGGTCATTCCTACGGGGCGTATACCGCAATGGTCGGTTGCGGCGTGAAACCGGTCGGCATCGAAGTCAACCTCTCTGAACCGCGGATCAAGTTGGGAATCGGCTTCAGCCCGCAAAGCGCGAACGGCGCATTCTTCGACGAGAACAGTTTTGCGGCGGTGAAAACTCCGTTCGTGGGGATTTCCGGAACGCAGGATTTAGCGGGCGATGGTCACCGGGACTTCTTCAAGCTCATGCCGAAAGGCGACAAGCATTTGCTCTGGTTTCACGACGCGAATCACTTTAGCTTTTCCGATCCGACCGGCGGACCACGCAGGCTCCCCCGGACCGATTCGGATGTGACCAACGTCCTCAAACGGATCGTCCCGGAGATCCTTCACACCTATCTGCGCGGCGAGCCGGAACTGGATAAAGCCGCTCGTGAGGATCTTGTTAAGGAAAGCCTTGGCGGCACGGTTCACCGTATTGAATGGCACGTCAATTGA
- a CDS encoding peroxiredoxin family protein, whose translation MKRFAIALTGLCLLLAATVDLQAAKKSAAEKAPEWSVESYTGGTLSGEDYDSNVLLIFYRGVTCVHCMEQLSGIARNAEKFEKRNIEIVAISHDLPNRSTVDRIRDRNNIKFSMGTDPRLSTFEDFNCLDGRRQMHGLVLINPKGHIVWKSVTEGAITNVDSILSKIDDALSQKVSAR comes from the coding sequence ATGAAACGCTTTGCCATCGCCCTCACCGGTCTCTGCCTCTTGCTGGCTGCCACCGTCGATCTTCAGGCCGCAAAGAAGTCCGCCGCCGAAAAAGCTCCGGAATGGTCCGTCGAGTCTTACACCGGCGGGACGCTGTCCGGCGAGGACTATGACTCGAACGTCCTGCTCATCTTCTACCGCGGCGTGACCTGCGTGCACTGCATGGAACAGCTCTCGGGAATCGCCAGGAACGCCGAGAAATTCGAGAAACGGAACATCGAGATTGTCGCCATCAGCCACGACCTGCCGAACCGTTCGACTGTCGATCGCATCCGCGACCGCAACAACATCAAGTTCTCCATGGGAACTGATCCCCGACTGTCGACCTTCGAAGACTTCAACTGCCTCGACGGCCGCCGGCAGATGCACGGCCTGGTGCTGATCAACCCCAAGGGCCACATCGTCTGGAAATCAGTAACTGAAGGAGCCATTACGAACGTCGACTCGATCCTCAGCAAGATCGACGACGCCCTCTCCCAGAAGGTTTCCGCCCGCTAG
- a CDS encoding DUF7133 domain-containing protein produces the protein MRRVLTDFFSTLLPLLAVMASPGLLAAQQVPLKVPSGFAAQLYATHELAGDIQCMTTDSQGRIVVSGPGYIKTLIDADHDGTAESAELFADGPKTGAQGLCFDGNTLYCIGDEGLIAYRDEDADGKADGAPELIYRCRTGGEHFTHAIRKGPDGWIYMIAGNEAGIDESVISLEHSPILKPEAGLLLRFSPNFGEIQVLCDGLRNAYDFDFNTSGELFTYDSDGERDISLPWYRPTRVFNSVPGMTHGWVSRSWKKPNYFHEMSPVMAETGRGSPTGVVCYAHQQFPVEFQNTVFVLDWTYGRVIAVKIQRQGASWAAQSREFATGIGTYGFAPTDAVVGPDGDLFISVGGRGTQGTVFRISHSSGAPKQNPKATQLDQILNAPQPLAAWSRARWQPAAKSLGEEPILRAALDRNRTAAERIRAVEILTELFQGPDIDFMKSMVLEKDRELRARGVWAYGRVVEGRPDPQALQPFLVDSSPAVVRSALEALLTCPSNALTGFENEIAGCLGHEDHVVRYLALRVAARMTDAGFRAVGDIARTAGWPEAMLMAWAFVDRGYPGHPYGWHDIGTAALTRQKDPELQLTAVLLIQHALGGFGSSPAHPAVFDGYLPRTPLDQDAEQLQTLQQAIEEMYPSGDALVDWELARLTAMISPDSPALLEKLLTRITADSDPVSDLHHLIVLATLPSTRSEEQTGRTATALLQLHDKLEARKAVLDRNWDPRVRELYDALVTRDANLPKTIAEHEKFGRPEHNLFVDAMTGEARDTAIAAYFDAVQADRIDLSPDLLQRFQELDDPAVLQMAREALEDDSLRKQAVAVLAGSNESEDRETIRSGLKFEEFDIVSSCLQAISAWEEFQPEDLAAVVDLLVRLARRDGVDAVWAEALQLTEPIARQLAEEHPPVPEATFPVSSIDLTHQEIAAEWQGWLAVSFPEALTFNTPADRSLQTDWHERLRQIDWDEGDADNGRLLFEQKQCAQCHGTRNAMGPDLAGAADRFSLDDLFEAIVNPHKDVSARYRGTILSTEEGKTYSGIVIYEAVDGLLLRDGSHRTIRIESDEIAFRKPLETSIMPADLLKDLNDGDLADLYAYLKQLGH, from the coding sequence ATGAGACGCGTACTTACGGATTTCTTCTCCACGCTGCTTCCGCTCCTCGCCGTGATGGCCTCGCCGGGACTCCTTGCGGCTCAACAGGTGCCGCTCAAAGTTCCGTCCGGGTTCGCCGCGCAGCTTTACGCCACGCATGAACTGGCCGGCGATATTCAATGTATGACCACCGACTCCCAAGGACGGATCGTCGTTTCCGGTCCTGGTTACATCAAAACCCTGATCGACGCCGATCACGATGGCACCGCGGAGTCAGCCGAACTGTTTGCGGACGGCCCGAAGACCGGAGCTCAAGGGCTCTGCTTTGACGGCAACACGCTCTACTGCATCGGCGATGAGGGGCTGATCGCCTATCGCGACGAAGACGCCGACGGAAAGGCCGACGGAGCTCCGGAGCTGATTTACCGTTGCCGAACCGGCGGCGAACACTTCACGCATGCGATCCGCAAAGGACCGGACGGCTGGATCTACATGATTGCCGGGAATGAAGCCGGCATCGATGAGTCGGTCATTTCGCTGGAGCATTCGCCGATCCTCAAACCGGAAGCCGGTCTGCTGCTGAGATTCTCGCCCAACTTCGGAGAGATTCAGGTGCTCTGCGATGGACTTCGCAACGCTTACGATTTCGATTTCAACACGAGCGGAGAGCTGTTTACTTACGACAGCGATGGCGAGCGAGACATCTCGCTGCCGTGGTATCGTCCGACTCGCGTCTTCAACAGTGTGCCCGGCATGACACACGGCTGGGTGTCGCGCAGTTGGAAGAAGCCGAATTACTTCCACGAGATGAGCCCGGTCATGGCTGAGACGGGACGCGGCTCGCCGACCGGGGTCGTCTGTTACGCACATCAGCAGTTTCCTGTCGAGTTTCAGAACACCGTCTTTGTACTCGACTGGACCTATGGCCGCGTGATCGCCGTCAAGATTCAGCGGCAGGGGGCTTCGTGGGCGGCTCAGTCCCGCGAATTCGCGACCGGCATCGGCACCTACGGCTTTGCTCCGACCGATGCCGTGGTTGGCCCCGACGGCGATCTCTTCATTTCTGTCGGCGGCCGTGGCACTCAGGGGACCGTGTTCCGCATCAGTCACTCCAGTGGAGCTCCAAAGCAGAACCCGAAAGCAACTCAGCTCGATCAGATTCTGAATGCGCCTCAGCCGCTTGCTGCCTGGTCGCGAGCCCGCTGGCAGCCAGCTGCGAAATCGCTGGGAGAAGAGCCAATCCTGCGAGCCGCTCTGGATCGAAATCGCACCGCTGCGGAACGCATCCGAGCCGTCGAAATTCTCACGGAGTTGTTCCAGGGACCCGACATCGACTTCATGAAGAGCATGGTCCTGGAGAAAGACCGCGAACTTCGGGCCCGCGGTGTCTGGGCATACGGCCGTGTTGTCGAAGGCAGACCAGATCCGCAGGCTCTGCAGCCGTTTCTGGTCGACTCCAGTCCGGCCGTCGTCCGCAGTGCCCTGGAAGCCCTGCTGACCTGTCCGTCGAACGCACTGACAGGATTCGAAAATGAGATCGCCGGCTGTCTTGGTCATGAAGATCATGTCGTTCGCTATCTGGCACTCCGGGTCGCGGCTCGCATGACCGATGCCGGTTTCCGAGCCGTCGGCGACATCGCTCGTACAGCGGGCTGGCCTGAGGCAATGCTGATGGCGTGGGCCTTCGTCGATCGCGGTTATCCCGGCCATCCGTACGGCTGGCACGACATCGGCACCGCGGCCCTGACCCGGCAGAAAGATCCCGAACTACAACTCACCGCCGTCCTGCTGATTCAACATGCTCTCGGCGGATTCGGTTCCAGCCCGGCCCACCCGGCCGTCTTCGATGGTTATCTGCCACGCACGCCACTCGATCAGGATGCCGAACAGCTGCAGACATTGCAGCAGGCGATTGAAGAGATGTATCCCTCCGGCGACGCTCTCGTCGACTGGGAACTGGCCCGGCTGACCGCGATGATCTCCCCCGACAGCCCTGCTCTGCTCGAGAAGCTGCTGACGAGAATCACAGCCGACTCTGATCCGGTTTCGGACCTGCACCATCTGATTGTTCTGGCCACGCTCCCGTCGACCCGAAGTGAAGAACAAACCGGACGGACGGCGACTGCTCTGCTTCAACTGCACGACAAACTTGAGGCTCGCAAAGCCGTGCTCGACCGGAACTGGGATCCGCGCGTCCGGGAACTCTACGACGCTCTCGTCACCCGCGATGCGAATCTGCCCAAAACCATCGCCGAGCATGAAAAGTTCGGCCGCCCCGAGCACAATCTGTTTGTCGATGCGATGACGGGTGAAGCCCGCGACACCGCGATTGCCGCTTACTTCGATGCCGTCCAGGCCGACCGGATCGACCTGAGTCCGGATTTGCTCCAACGATTTCAGGAACTCGATGACCCCGCGGTTCTGCAAATGGCCCGCGAAGCTCTCGAAGACGACTCGCTCCGCAAACAGGCTGTCGCCGTACTGGCCGGATCGAACGAGAGCGAAGATCGCGAAACCATTCGTTCCGGCCTCAAGTTCGAGGAATTCGATATCGTTTCCTCGTGTCTGCAGGCGATCTCTGCCTGGGAGGAGTTCCAGCCCGAGGATCTTGCGGCCGTTGTCGATCTGCTCGTTCGTCTGGCTCGCAGAGACGGCGTCGATGCAGTCTGGGCCGAAGCGTTGCAGTTGACCGAGCCGATCGCCCGGCAACTGGCCGAGGAACATCCTCCAGTCCCGGAAGCGACGTTTCCGGTCAGCTCGATCGATCTGACGCATCAGGAGATTGCCGCGGAATGGCAGGGCTGGCTCGCCGTCAGCTTTCCGGAAGCGCTCACCTTCAACACCCCGGCGGATCGCTCGCTGCAGACCGACTGGCACGAACGACTCCGGCAGATCGACTGGGACGAAGGCGATGCTGACAACGGGCGGCTGCTGTTCGAGCAAAAGCAGTGTGCTCAATGCCATGGAACGCGGAACGCGATGGGACCGGACCTGGCCGGAGCAGCCGACCGGTTCTCGCTCGACGACCTGTTTGAAGCGATCGTCAATCCCCACAAGGATGTTTCGGCCCGCTATCGCGGCACTATCCTGTCGACGGAGGAGGGAAAGACCTATTCCGGCATTGTCATCTACGAAGCTGTGGACGGACTGCTGCTGCGGGACGGTTCACACCGGACGATTCGGATCGAGAGCGACGAGATCGCGTTCCGCAAGCCGCTGGAAACGTCCATCATGCCCGCCGATCTGCTCAAAGACCTGAATGATGGCGATCTGGCTGATCTGTATGCTTACCTGAAGCAATTGGGCCACTGA